The Macaca thibetana thibetana isolate TM-01 chromosome 19, ASM2454274v1, whole genome shotgun sequence genome has a segment encoding these proteins:
- the ZNF283 gene encoding zinc finger protein 283 isoform X3, with protein sequence MKEKSKTLGLEASIFRNNWKCKSIFEGLKGCQEGYFSQMIISYEEIPSYRKSKSLTPHQSIHNTEKPYVYKERVNACSHGSKLVQHKRTHTAEKHFECKECGKNYLSAYQLNVHQRFHTGEKPYECKECGKTFSWGSSLVKHERIHTGEKPYECKECGKAFSRGYHLTQHQKIHIGVKSYKCKECGKAFFWGSSLAKHEIIHTGEKPYQCKECGKAFSRGYQLTQHQKIHTGKKPYECKICGKAFCWGYQLTRHQIFHTGEKPYECKECGKAFNCGSSLIQHARIHTGEKPYECKECGKAFSRGYHLSQHQKIHTGEKPFECKECGKAFSWGSSLVKHERVHTGEKSHECKECGKTFCSGYQLTRHQVFHTGEKPYECKECGKAFNCGSSLVQHERIHTGEKPYECKECGKAFSRGYHLTQHQKIHTGEKPFKCKECGKAFSWGSSLIKHERVHTNEKTYGCKDCGKAFGSGYQLSVHQRFHTGEKLYQCKEFGKTFTHGSKLVHERTCNDKPYKYKECGEAFLWTTYSNEKIDTDETL encoded by the coding sequence atgaaggaaaaaagtaaaacccTTGGCCTTGAGGCATCCATCTTCAGAAATAATTGGAAGTGCAAAAGTATATTCGAGGGACTAAAAGGATGTCAAGAGGGATACTTCAGTCAAATGATAAtcagctatgaagaaataccctcTTACAGAAAAAGTAAATCTCTTACTCCACATCAAAGCATTCATAATACAGAGAAACCCTATGTTTATAAGGAACGTGTGAATGCTTGCAGTCATGGCTCAAAACTTGTTCAACACAAGAGAACTCATACAGCTGAAAAACACtttgaatgtaaagaatgtgggaagaATTATTTAAGTGCCTATCAACTCAATGTGCATCAGAGAtttcatactggtgagaaaccctatgagtgtaaggaatgtgggaagaccTTTAGTTGGGGATCAAGTCTTGTTAAACATGAGAGAATccatactggtgagaaaccctatgaatgtaaagaatgtgggaaggcctttagTCGTGGCTATCACCTCACTCAACATCAGAAAATTCATATTGGTGTGAAATCTTataaatgtaaggaatgtgggaaggccttttTTTGGGGCTCAAGCCTCGCTAAACATGAGATAATTCATACAGGTGAGAAACCTTAtcaatgtaaagaatgtgggaaggccttcagtCGTGGCTATCAACTTACTCAGCATCAGAAAATCCATACTGGTaagaaaccttatgaatgtaaaATATGTGGAAAGGCTTTTTGTTGGGGCTATCAACTTACTCGACATCAGATAtttcatactggtgagaaaccctatgaatgtaaggaatgtgggaaggcttTTAATTGCGGATCAAGTCTTATTCAACATGCAAgaattcatactggtgagaaaccttatgaatgtaaagaatgtggaaagGCCTTTAGTCGTGGCTATCACCTTTCTCAAcatcagaaaattcatactggtgagaaaccttttgaatgtaaggaatgtgggaaggcctttagTTGGGGTTCAAGCCTTGTTAAACATGAGAGAGTTCATACTGGTGAGAAATCCcatgaatgtaaagaatgtggaaagACCTTTTGTAGTGGGTATCAACTTACTCGACATCAGGTAtttcatactggtgagaaaccctatgaatgtaaggaatgtgggaaggcttTTAATTGTGGATCAAGTCTTGTTCAACATGAGAGAATCCATACAGGggagaaaccttatgaatgtaaagaatgtgggaaggCTTTTAGTCGTGGCTATCACCTTACTCAACATCAGAAAATTCATACCGGTGAGAAACCTTttaaatgtaaggaatgtgggaaggccttcagtTGGGGTTCAAGCCTAATTAAGCATGAGAGAGTGCATACTAATGAGAAGACTTATGGATGTAAAGACTGTGGGAAGGCCTTTGGTAGTGGCTATCAACTTAGTGTTCATCAGAGATTTCATACTGGTGAGAAGCTTTATCAATGTAAGGAATTCGGGAAGACCTTTACTCATGGCTCAAAACTTGTTCATGAGAGAACTTGTAATGATAAACCCTACAAATATAAAGAATGTGGGGAAGCCTTTCTGTGGACAACTTactcaaatgagaaaattgataCCGATGAAACCTTATGA